ACAGGAACAACTGGTCTTGAAGGATTTTAACATTGAAAATGTTGCACAAGGGGTTGATAGAGCAACAGTTATGGAATTTAAGGCAGTTGTGAGGAACAAAGTTCTACAGATCCGCTTTCATTGGGCTGGAAAAGGGACAACCGCTGCGCCACTGAGAGGAACATATGGTCCTCTCATATCAGCAATCTCCGTGGAATCTGGTAACCAATTCTTGGAGTATGAGATTCTTATATTGTTGTCCAACTTCTTTCAAACTCATTAGATTGACGAACAATAAAAGGACAGTGATATAGTGGTAGTAGAACCAATGATTATTCTGTGAGAACCTATTACTCAAAAACTAGGTTCAAGTGCAACTTGATggaagaaatcaaaattttatcatcttttttcttctacCCTTACAGTGCTAATTTTGTATTTGAAGCATCTATATCTTCTTGCGGATTGCTCTAATTATGCTTAACTCTACAGAGCTACATATATTATAGAATGCAATTTCATAATCACTTTCCATAGCTATTTTTCTCTTCTGCAGATTTCGGTCGACCTAAAAATGGCATGATGAAGATTTTAACTGGACTTGTAGTTGTAGTATTAGCGTTATTCCTCTTCCCTATGATTGTAGGCATTCTTTGGTCAAAAGGCTACATAGGAGGCAAAATGTCAAGGGAGAAAGGTAATCAAGATACGCATCTTCTGATGTAGAATTTAgacaggatttttttttttttaatcttcccCAAATATTGCATGAACTTGGAACAATATACAGCAATGCCCTTAGGACACCTGcagtttatttgtttttattattgtatCTCTTTTCCTAGTTGAAAAACTAGAAATCCAAAGTACAATTCTGAAAGGAACCATATATTTGCTTGATTGCAGCGCATACAAAGCTATCTTGAGAATCATAATGGTTTTCCTAGAAATTTCCATGCTGCATAAATTGGAGAAATTTGGTTCCagttaatataataaaataatctcACAAAATTATGCAAAACTATGAGATCACTGCTTattataaaatctaaataaagACATTTGTACATGGGAGATGAATTGATGGATTAAGGTCAATGAGGTTGAGCAAATTTCTAAGAAGGATCTACAAAATCAAGTGTgtccgggaaaaaaaaaattattgttttcaattaaatcttttatgaaatgtttctaaaaaaaaaaaaaatcttttatgaAACGTTTTCAAAGTCACATGAGAATTAGTCTGTCTGATATCTATTCTTTTTATAGCCAAATAATGATCTTATTTTAAATGTTAAGAAGGGCACAAGGTACATCTCATCCTAAGATTCTTCATGGAAAtattctcccttttttttcattttgtttttgacTCCCAATACACTTTTGATTTCATGAAAGaagtaagaaaagaaatgaaactcTTAAATCTTGTAACAATTGGGTTTAAGTAGCTGATCAACTGGAGCCTGGAGCCTTCTTGTGGCATTTACTTTGTCTCATTCTCTCTAAAGTTATCGTAGATAATATGCAGTGTGACATCTTAGCATCACCTTTTTATTCCTTCAACAGAGCTGAAAGGATTTGATCTGCAAACCTGTTTTTTCACCTACAAGCAAATTAAAGCTGCCACCAACAATTTTGATGCTGCAAACAAGCTTGGGGAAGGTGGTTTTGGATCTGTATACAAGGTATCCCAGTCCCACAATGTCATTCTTTCTGCTACAGgatttttatctttattcttACTTATTCATGATATCTGGATACATATCTCATTACATAGTGAATTACATACCTGAATATGTAGTTTTCTACTCCGATGCAGGGTATACTGTTAGATGGTACTATAATTGCTGTTAAGAAACTTTCTTCAAGATCAAAACAAGGAAACCGTGAATTTGTAACTGAAATAGGCATGATATCTGCATTACAACACCCAAACCTTGTTAGACTGTATGGATGTTGTATTGAAGGAAATCAACTATTCTTGGTCTATGAATACATGGAAAAAAATAGCTTGGCACGTGCTATGTTTGGTAAGCTTAATATTTTTAGCTTTGGAAAGCATATAAACCTAACACTGAGAATGATATATATCAAGAAATAAGTTTATCCATCCCCATTGGACACTCTGCGGAAAATGCAGGTTCAGATGACCAACTATTGACATTGGACTGGCCTACAAGGCAGAAAATATGCGTTGGCATAGCAAGAGGTCTGGCTTTCTTGCATGAGGAATCAACACTGAAAATTGTTCATAGAGACATCAAAAGTACCAATGTTCTGCTGGATATGGACCTTAACCCAAAGATTTCTGACTTTGGCTTGGCCAGGCTTGATGAAGAGGAAGACACCCATATCAGCACCCAAGTTGCTGGAACAATGTGAGCTATGTTTTTCCCTCCTTCCTTCATTTTATAGTCTACTTGTGATtctatttttccattttattttggCCCCCTGACCTATTAGCTAACAGATAACTAGTAATGGacactttattttatatttgtatgaGATGCTGCTGAAACTAAACCACAACACAGCAGCATTTAAAGTTTTCATATCAGAGAATTTTGGATATGGAAAATGCTATGGTGCTCCTGGATTTAACATTTCTCTGGATTGCAACCCAACCATGCTTGTAGAGATATTCATAGCAACGTGATTCCAGAATTATGAAACAATTTTCTTGCTTTGCAAACAAGTTCAAACATGGAACATGTACTAATAATTTGCGGTAGTCTCATATGCCCCAATATACTTGATACAACAAACAATCATCTCTATGTCttcataaagtaaaaaatacaCAACACAAAGCCACACACAGAGAAAGAAGAATCATCTGTCTATTCAATCATTAAATTAATGCTTAAACACTGACTACCttaaattaagatataaataTCTTAcagattaaaataaataaatagcttAGAGAAACTTGTGTTCAAATATTCTATTTTCCTATACTGTTAATTTCTATGCTTTGGCCTCCGTTTACAATTATCTAAAAATCTGCTCCATTGTAacccaagaaagaaaaaaaaaaaaaaatttaaaacttggaTCTTGCCAAATGGTAGTAACTTGAGTTTAATGACCTAACTTACCAAACAACTTGTGTGGCTAAAATGCCTGTTCCTTTGTTGTTGGGGCTAAAAAACTTCCAAGGTCATTTCTAGGATCTCAGTAACGTGTACATGACTACATCTATTATCACTTCCATGttgcaaaagaaagaaaaaaaaaattttcttcttccctGCTCATAAATTGTTTTTGGGTCAATGATGGAATGAATTTACCAATCAATTCTAGTAGCCCTATTGATTTCATAATCTCATGCTAAATGCAAATGAAATATGAATTGGTACCTAATTTTCTATTGATATTGGGCTTTGTTGAATAGAAAAGACTAGAGCTTCATACAAATAATCTTTACTTTGCAGAGGATACATGGCACCAGAATATGTATTATGGGGTTATTTAACCAATAAAGCAGATGTATACAGTTTTGGGGTCGTTGCATTGGAAATTGTCGCTGGGAAGAGCAACATGAAATTTCGACCAAGTGAGAAATATGTTTGCCTTCTAGATTGGGTAAGATCTATGTTTTGCTTTTGATACatgaaactaaaaacacattcTGGAGAGCTGGTTGCTTCTTTGTCCCTCTGCCTAACTTGATCATCCTGAACTGTTAATCTAGACTTGAGAAACAGAATAACCTTAACTGTGTTGAAGATTGTTTGACTTCTTCACTTCAGGCATTAGTTCAGCTAGTTgacatgtatattttgtttgcTGCATACGTTTGGCTACTTTTTGCTCTTCTAGTAATTTGCT
The sequence above is drawn from the Castanea sativa cultivar Marrone di Chiusa Pesio chromosome 5, ASM4071231v1 genome and encodes:
- the LOC142635954 gene encoding putative LRR receptor-like serine/threonine-protein kinase At1g07650 isoform X2 is translated as MPPTCTGNQNYFRSFSGQDNSLLAECMKNKPCLKEQHSLYINCGGNATTIGKIEYEEDQDPAGAAKFVSVRDTWGFSSSGNFWDVNSTSNQYKATNVSILRMNNSELYMSARLCPLSLTYYARCLANQNYTVKLHFAEIVIRNNRSFYSLGRRIFDVYIQEQLVLKDFNIENVAQGVDRATVMEFKAVVRNKVLQIRFHWAGKGTTAAPLRGTYGPLISAISVESDFGRPKNGMMKILTGLVVVVLALFLFPMIVGILWSKGYIGGKMSREKELKGFDLQTCFFTYKQIKAATNNFDAANKLGEGGFGSVYKGILLDGTIIAVKKLSSRSKQGNREFVTEIGMISALQHPNLVRLYGCCIEGNQLFLVYEYMEKNSLARAMFGSDDQLLTLDWPTRQKICVGIARGLAFLHEESTLKIVHRDIKSTNVLLDMDLNPKISDFGLARLDEEEDTHISTQVAGTIGYMAPEYVLWGYLTNKADVYSFGVVALEIVAGKSNMKFRPSEKYVCLLDWAHVLQKTGNLMELVDPKLGSEFNKEEAVRMIKVALLCTNPSPALRPNMSEVISMLNGETAVHELGMDRSLYGSDFRALTDQLLQQPESLNTSLNAKWVGSSSITNNDLYSINKNSR